Proteins co-encoded in one Enterobacter sp. R4-368 genomic window:
- a CDS encoding cellulose biosynthesis cyclic di-GMP-binding regulatory protein BcsB, which translates to MRFNPFTLTALLVGGFSPICAFTAQNDALPELPLPVTLQGAKPQPQPAPVAGSSNQDIASTLSFGDMGATGGLTLSGQQLQNGVSFNLPGDLVVTNAHINLNVQVNRNDVSGENLQLMLNGQPLGAIPLDQLQQDKGAWSLDVPASMIASSNNLSFQLKTGDDIINNVWSCQRALPADYKVMLQPESSLNYQGLWLNVRKTLGTFPRPFFDVKQTKDQTISIAYPASPDADVLTASAIVASQFGALSNGKPSRFEVQYDTLPAGNGILIGKPGQTIGGVTIPQSNGAALQVIDNPQNPAYKLLIVSGHNDMQLRQAAWRLNIPGLPDSDTLDVPPLKVAQRAAWDAPRWINTERPVAIRSLLSDEGALVAHGVWHGENQLPFRTAPDLFLWDGSAVPLHLNYSFAQKNWLDDQASFLNVSLNGEFLKRLPVSKEGLLAPVLATFGLSHRQQSAVVNIDPRAILGNNQLGFWFGLQAQKNAPCNALADENIQSRIDGDSTLDFSRAWHFGKLPNLAWFSSAMFPFTRHADLAHTTVLMPAHPSAEDIALLLNLMAQAGRDTGVSVNYLHLYTGMPGQEEAQAQLADSDILAIGSLSNRELLTPLLQSSAFTLNENTLEVMTASVINRMLSLLSGDQPRTDMDAAEYLLDTNQWRGLLSLRSPWNAQRVVVIATGTDNQQLALLPADMSKPAFLANAGGDFTAITNAGDVRSWRVGEQFTSGNLPGYMKILWFASEHIFWLVALTCLIAAVTGPMLFNALQRHAHQRLQDKTKK; encoded by the coding sequence ATGCGCTTTAACCCCTTCACTTTGACCGCCTTACTGGTGGGCGGCTTCAGCCCGATCTGCGCCTTTACGGCCCAGAACGACGCGCTGCCGGAATTACCGCTGCCGGTCACGCTGCAAGGCGCAAAACCGCAGCCGCAACCTGCACCCGTTGCGGGCAGCAGCAACCAGGATATTGCCAGCACGCTCAGCTTTGGCGATATGGGCGCAACTGGCGGTTTAACCCTCAGCGGCCAGCAGTTACAAAACGGCGTGTCGTTCAACCTGCCGGGCGATCTGGTGGTAACCAATGCGCATATCAATTTGAATGTGCAGGTTAACCGTAACGATGTGAGCGGTGAAAATCTGCAACTGATGCTCAACGGCCAGCCGCTGGGCGCGATTCCGCTCGATCAGTTGCAGCAGGATAAAGGAGCCTGGAGTCTTGATGTGCCCGCGTCGATGATTGCGTCCAGCAACAACCTCAGCTTCCAGCTAAAAACCGGCGATGACATTATCAATAACGTCTGGAGCTGCCAGCGCGCGCTGCCCGCCGATTACAAAGTGATGTTACAGCCGGAATCGTCGTTGAATTACCAGGGATTATGGCTGAACGTGCGCAAAACCCTCGGCACATTCCCGCGCCCGTTCTTCGATGTGAAGCAGACCAAAGACCAGACGATTAGCATTGCTTATCCGGCCTCGCCGGATGCGGATGTACTCACCGCGTCGGCAATTGTCGCCTCGCAGTTTGGCGCATTGAGTAATGGCAAACCCAGCCGCTTTGAGGTGCAGTACGACACCCTGCCTGCGGGCAATGGCATCCTGATTGGCAAACCCGGCCAGACCATCGGAGGCGTTACCATTCCGCAGAGCAACGGCGCGGCATTGCAGGTTATCGACAACCCACAAAACCCGGCATACAAGCTGTTGATCGTAAGCGGTCATAACGACATGCAACTGCGCCAGGCCGCCTGGCGGCTGAACATACCGGGGCTGCCGGACAGCGACACGCTGGATGTGCCGCCCCTGAAAGTGGCGCAACGCGCGGCCTGGGATGCTCCGCGCTGGATCAATACCGAACGTCCGGTGGCTATACGCTCTTTGCTCAGCGATGAAGGCGCGCTGGTGGCGCACGGCGTCTGGCACGGCGAGAATCAGTTGCCGTTTCGCACCGCGCCGGATCTGTTCTTATGGGACGGTTCTGCCGTTCCCCTGCACCTGAACTACAGCTTTGCGCAGAAAAACTGGCTCGACGATCAGGCATCGTTCCTTAATGTCAGCCTGAACGGTGAGTTCCTCAAACGCCTGCCGGTAAGTAAAGAGGGATTGCTGGCGCCTGTGCTGGCGACATTCGGTCTGTCGCACCGCCAGCAAAGCGCGGTGGTGAACATTGACCCACGGGCGATCCTCGGCAACAACCAGCTTGGCTTCTGGTTTGGCTTGCAGGCGCAGAAAAATGCCCCGTGTAACGCGCTGGCGGATGAGAACATTCAAAGCCGCATTGACGGTGATTCGACGCTCGATTTCAGCCGCGCCTGGCACTTTGGCAAGCTGCCCAATCTGGCCTGGTTTAGCAGCGCCATGTTCCCGTTCACTCGTCATGCCGACCTGGCGCATACCACGGTGCTGATGCCGGCACACCCGTCCGCCGAGGATATTGCGCTGCTGCTAAACCTGATGGCGCAAGCCGGGCGCGATACCGGCGTAAGCGTCAATTATCTGCACCTGTACACCGGCATGCCGGGGCAGGAAGAGGCACAAGCGCAGCTTGCTGACAGCGACATTCTGGCGATTGGCAGCCTGAGCAACCGTGAACTGCTCACGCCCCTGCTGCAAAGCAGTGCTTTTACGCTCAACGAAAACACGCTCGAAGTAATGACCGCCAGCGTGATCAACCGGATGCTGTCTCTGCTGAGCGGCGACCAGCCACGCACAGACATGGACGCCGCCGAATACCTGCTTGATACCAACCAGTGGCGTGGCCTGCTGAGCCTGCGCTCGCCGTGGAACGCACAACGCGTCGTGGTCATTGCCACCGGCACGGACAACCAGCAACTGGCCTTACTGCCAGCGGACATGAGCAAACCGGCATTTCTCGCCAATGCCGGCGGGGACTTCACCGCCATCACCAATGCGGGAGACGTGCGAAGCTGGCGCGTGGGCGAGCAGTTCACCAGCGGCAACCTGCCGGGCTACATGAAAATTTTGTGGTTCGCCAGCGAGCATATCTTCTGGCTGGTTGCCCTTACCTGCCTGATTGCCGCCGTCACCGGCCCGATGTTGTTTAACGCGTTACAGCGCCATGCCCACCAACGCTTGCAGGATAAGACGAAAAAATGA